From a region of the Rhodococcus sp. 4CII genome:
- a CDS encoding cupin domain-containing protein encodes MTLEYGTADLKEFTDSLILTRGSRHEDWDTLGFQAKAGDQFKRAQIRYVGSGATGNHENDNRTIVSRGFTFSNMLLPPGAEGPEHTHHDAEEAFFVLEGEVEVGVHRDGQVEKRTLGYRDMIVVPAGVPRSLKNNGTTDALFCVIIGAQKPQIPTYPETSAMHGVTRD; translated from the coding sequence ATGACACTCGAATACGGCACCGCCGACCTGAAGGAATTCACCGACTCGCTCATCCTCACCCGTGGCTCCCGCCACGAGGACTGGGACACCCTGGGCTTCCAGGCCAAGGCCGGCGACCAGTTCAAGCGCGCGCAGATTCGCTACGTCGGTTCCGGTGCGACCGGTAACCACGAGAACGACAACCGGACCATCGTTTCGCGCGGATTCACGTTCTCCAACATGCTGCTTCCTCCCGGCGCCGAGGGCCCGGAGCACACCCACCACGACGCCGAGGAAGCGTTCTTCGTCCTCGAGGGCGAGGTGGAGGTCGGCGTCCACCGCGACGGCCAGGTGGAGAAGCGCACCCTCGGCTACCGCGACATGATCGTCGTCCCGGCCGGAGTGCCGCGCAGCCTGAAGAACAACGGCACCACCGACGCCCTGTTCTGCGTCATCATCGGCGCGCAGAAGCCGCAGATCCCGACGTACCCCGAGACGTCGGCCATGCACGGTGTGACGCGGGACTGA
- a CDS encoding 3-oxoacyl-ACP reductase family protein, with protein sequence MTLDGKNIVVTGAGRGLGLAIARRLGADGATLWLADIRADWGEPAAESLRADGVKAQFVHVDLRDPESVDAMASTVTAGGPLYGLVNNAALADGVGGKPIHELGIDEWDRVLGVNLRGTFLVSRALVPAIIGNGGGRVVTIGSDAALYGSPRLAHYITSKGGVAALTRAMSRDLGPHGITVNTVSPGLTESESAEQVPEHRHELYRLNRALDRPQRPDDLVGAVAFLMGPEASYITGQQLVVNGGFVLH encoded by the coding sequence GTGACTCTCGACGGGAAGAACATCGTCGTCACCGGTGCCGGTCGTGGCCTCGGCCTGGCCATCGCCCGCCGACTCGGTGCGGACGGGGCAACGCTCTGGCTCGCCGACATCCGGGCCGACTGGGGCGAGCCGGCCGCCGAGAGCCTGCGCGCGGACGGGGTGAAGGCGCAGTTCGTCCACGTCGACCTCCGCGACCCGGAGTCGGTGGACGCCATGGCGTCCACGGTCACCGCGGGCGGACCGCTGTACGGGCTCGTCAACAACGCCGCGCTCGCGGACGGGGTGGGCGGCAAGCCGATTCACGAACTCGGCATCGACGAGTGGGACCGCGTGCTGGGCGTCAACCTGCGCGGCACGTTCCTCGTGAGCAGGGCACTCGTTCCCGCCATCATCGGGAACGGGGGCGGTCGGGTCGTCACCATCGGCTCCGACGCCGCCCTGTACGGCTCGCCGCGCCTCGCGCACTACATCACGTCGAAGGGCGGGGTCGCGGCCCTCACCCGGGCGATGTCGCGGGACCTCGGTCCGCACGGCATCACCGTCAACACCGTGTCGCCCGGTCTGACGGAAAGCGAATCGGCGGAGCAGGTTCCGGAGCACCGGCACGAGCTGTACCGACTGAACCGGGCGCTCGATCGGCCGCAGCGCCCCGACGACCTCGTCGGCGCCGTCGCATTCCTGATGGGGCCGGAGGCGTCGTACATCACCGGCCAGCAACTCGTCGTCAACGGCGGATTCGTCCTGCACTAG
- a CDS encoding SDR family oxidoreductase codes for MDLQLKDRTHLVTGGSSGVGLATVAMLLEEGANVVTCARDRDRLDAVIAPLPGSERVLTAACDVRDPAAVAGLVAAGVDRFGGLDGLVNNAGKSRMVPRGEATLDDWRDELDLKFSSVLNTVDAALPALRKSDAAAIVNISAVLARQPEPRLVTTSAARAGLLNLSKSLSLELAADGIRVNSVSLGLVDTGQWRRRYEESGTDASFADWEAEIAQDRGIGLGRFGRADEVAAMIVTLLSPRSSYVTGTSLDVCGGVARYV; via the coding sequence GTGGACCTGCAACTGAAAGACCGCACCCACCTGGTGACCGGCGGAAGTTCCGGCGTCGGGCTCGCGACCGTCGCGATGCTGCTCGAGGAGGGTGCCAACGTGGTCACCTGTGCCCGCGACCGCGACCGGCTCGACGCCGTGATCGCGCCGCTGCCGGGCAGCGAGCGGGTCCTCACCGCCGCGTGCGACGTGCGGGACCCCGCCGCGGTCGCCGGTCTCGTCGCCGCAGGCGTCGATCGCTTCGGCGGCCTCGACGGCCTCGTCAACAACGCGGGCAAGTCGCGGATGGTGCCCCGCGGGGAGGCGACCCTCGACGACTGGCGCGACGAACTCGACCTGAAATTCTCCAGTGTCCTCAATACCGTCGACGCCGCCCTGCCGGCGCTGCGGAAGTCGGATGCGGCGGCCATCGTCAACATCTCGGCCGTCCTCGCCCGGCAGCCGGAGCCGCGGCTGGTCACCACCAGCGCAGCCCGGGCCGGCCTGCTGAACCTCAGCAAGTCGCTGTCGCTCGAACTCGCCGCCGACGGCATCCGCGTCAACTCGGTGTCGCTCGGACTGGTCGACACCGGCCAGTGGCGGCGCCGTTACGAAGAGTCGGGAACCGACGCGTCGTTCGCGGACTGGGAGGCGGAGATCGCCCAGGACCGCGGCATCGGGCTCGGCCGCTTCGGCCGCGCCGACGAGGTGGCCGCCATGATCGTGACCCTGCTGTCTCCCCGCTCGTCGTATGTGACGGGTACCAGCCTCGACGTCTGCGGAGGCGTCGCGCGCTATGTCTGA
- a CDS encoding thiamine pyrophosphate-binding protein, whose product MSERNTMSVGNGGDLLVQVLREAGVDTVFGIVSVHNQPLVQAVAEHLRFVPVRHEATAVSAADGYARATGGLGCALTSTGTGAGNAAGSLIESLSAGTSVLHVTGNVESRYLGSGRGFIHETKDQLGMLTATSKHAATILDTDSAGKVLREGVAAALAAPGGPSSIEWPIDLQYAEHVIDVAEPVTEAPRTPDADELAVAFALLRSAERPVIWAGGGVATAGAELTALVERWGVPMLTSNSGRGAVPEDHPLCVGNYGNTPAGRELLQDADLLLSLGTHFRSNETGDYSMPVPDVHVQVDLDPAALGRVYPAQAGVTADVATFLTSLSELAPVDASWTERARATRELVRSKQRAGLGDHAVLCDAVRAAFPNDSVIARDVTIASSSWGNRLLPMFDPKSNVFPRGGGIGQGLGMAIGSALADETRPTLALVGDGGLAVHFGEILTMAQEKPWLVLLVFNDGGYGVLRNMQKGGGEDTYAVDLVTPDFPLLAQSIGVPYLRIGGAGEAHDVLVDAVSRQAPVIVEVDLASYGEMPAPFTPPVTVPGKDAR is encoded by the coding sequence ATGTCTGAGAGGAACACCATGTCTGTTGGCAACGGCGGCGACCTGCTGGTGCAGGTGCTGCGGGAGGCCGGTGTCGACACCGTCTTCGGAATCGTCAGCGTCCACAATCAGCCCCTGGTGCAGGCGGTCGCCGAGCACCTGCGGTTCGTGCCGGTCCGGCACGAGGCCACCGCGGTCAGCGCCGCCGACGGATACGCCCGGGCCACCGGTGGACTCGGCTGCGCGCTCACCAGCACCGGCACGGGAGCCGGCAATGCCGCGGGCTCGCTGATCGAATCCCTCAGTGCCGGAACGTCGGTGCTTCATGTGACCGGCAACGTCGAGAGCCGCTACCTCGGTTCGGGCCGCGGATTCATCCACGAGACCAAGGATCAGCTCGGCATGCTGACCGCGACGTCGAAGCATGCCGCCACCATCCTCGACACCGACAGCGCGGGAAAGGTGTTGCGGGAAGGCGTCGCCGCGGCCCTCGCCGCGCCCGGCGGCCCGTCGAGCATCGAATGGCCGATCGACCTCCAGTACGCGGAACACGTCATCGACGTGGCCGAGCCGGTCACGGAGGCGCCGCGCACGCCGGACGCCGACGAGTTGGCCGTCGCGTTCGCCCTCCTGCGGTCGGCGGAACGTCCGGTGATCTGGGCCGGCGGCGGCGTCGCGACCGCGGGTGCCGAGCTGACCGCGCTGGTGGAGCGGTGGGGAGTCCCGATGCTCACCAGCAACTCCGGCCGCGGTGCCGTGCCCGAGGACCACCCGCTGTGCGTCGGCAACTACGGCAACACCCCGGCCGGCCGGGAACTCCTGCAGGACGCCGACCTGCTGCTGTCGCTCGGAACGCATTTCCGGTCCAACGAGACCGGCGACTACTCGATGCCCGTCCCGGACGTCCACGTGCAGGTCGACCTCGACCCGGCGGCGCTCGGCCGCGTCTACCCCGCGCAGGCCGGGGTGACCGCCGACGTCGCCACATTCCTGACGAGCCTGTCGGAACTGGCCCCGGTCGACGCGTCGTGGACCGAACGGGCCCGCGCTACCCGGGAACTGGTGCGCAGCAAGCAGCGCGCCGGGCTCGGCGACCACGCCGTGCTCTGCGACGCCGTGCGTGCCGCGTTCCCGAACGATTCCGTGATCGCCCGCGACGTCACCATCGCGTCGAGTTCCTGGGGCAACCGGCTGCTGCCGATGTTCGATCCCAAGTCCAACGTCTTCCCCCGCGGCGGCGGCATCGGGCAGGGCCTGGGCATGGCCATCGGTTCCGCACTGGCCGACGAGACCCGCCCCACCCTCGCCCTCGTCGGCGACGGCGGACTGGCCGTCCACTTCGGCGAGATCCTCACCATGGCACAGGAAAAGCCGTGGCTGGTGCTGCTCGTGTTCAACGACGGCGGTTACGGTGTGCTGCGGAACATGCAGAAGGGCGGCGGCGAGGACACCTACGCCGTCGACCTCGTCACCCCCGACTTCCCGCTGCTGGCGCAGTCGATCGGCGTGCCGTACCTGCGGATCGGTGGTGCCGGCGAGGCCCACGACGTGCTCGTCGATGCCGTGTCGCGGCAGGCACCGGTGATCGTCGAGGTCGATCTGGCCTCCTACGGCGAGATGCCGGCACCGTTCACCCCGCCCGTGACCGTTCCCGGAAAGGATGCCCGATGA